Proteins from a single region of Thiomicrorhabdus sp. Kp2:
- a CDS encoding site-specific integrase: MKVNSPRKHSSPLEQRKELFKTLERTARLNQKNRSPSLRLLQIRAHSSFQSKYKALKTGSDSIQSLRQHFKIEKPAIETFWRGDWNEAMLINPASLKTLRQFLTMRLDQNIELFKRKTPPKETDKPALANLFYDWVIVALGPTYTKNKAKNTKIFATIKLDKYIPDIDSKNLKKAQLEKVIQKARQSTKTEFSDALGESLLKSALEDFKLNFTQIETLFTTLNLLIEFGNHQGLWKLCFINSVVVPFREENPFADENEWKRALRVEKVSGLVQKILPTHFNDMGFIEDILSISLLIDSYVLNETIFREAIEKLNTPEKLERCGGQILLRLTHPKTKAPRNIFLSPLTELYYRQYLALCKKHGQPANLKPELPNSRFYRQLGYSQHTLKLETFKSWKHSALAYLHLDSNLSGMLVEYIEGSIDNSSLTPQAFERLFKIDNQQQQYLNNDHNLSPQNLPGNPRRPRSSVWVAIRRVLNVHHISKKDNYRIIKGIQLQLIDLMNGHSITINEQLMALYAKELIDYSYGQKNLSPSIALENIDAVGLPLILTASQRVIRSLSPLERQNLYIEVLELEDIQVDRVRYYLKRFEDWFQRSISKNQQVLIPDYEELFGGAKKPRFNIDANVLSFEEYDDALRKLLQADIDSQQNVAEPKMKFLQSAVLLIFGFRLDLRRGEAINLHHKDYIFDSEQPDLLIRPHEGHQLKTQNSQRQFHLEEHLSKFELNIIKTYLESLTKCFEKNPTHLLAGKKTKPQESFKIVNPLLQVLHGITEDEKFKFHNLRHSKASWDMLSIINAQFNLELETQFFSHSPRTQLFLQTAKERWAQAVHTPESYHKAPYYLHKAMGHSNLLTTLKHYIHFMDISVAGLLRRRAKEIMTIVWASNLSVRSKSSLYEKSKNEDMIQVILESVYPWSNILPTKTRSKEFSSEPDESVKNSSLSSLEKKSLTPLNELNKLKPFCFFQLYAQRDNEQQAVYAKLLRLDKEELSAISKHFEMNPAYRFKEINTSQGNSNLLNLITGLPQELQTALLDDSLWIDENYSDFRDQVSQFIERMTTKMESAKDSLSSIREFDVIFHQFKEAKPVLTLCNALDLQCSFKFSPPKSGKVTIEDWAQSLELSEEQLINTAVTGSRINNTNGRLTLRIQRINQTKSKNLEVYLLLSILDSYCKWRQLKSQQTSRTA, encoded by the coding sequence ATGAAAGTTAACTCACCTCGCAAGCACTCTTCTCCTCTTGAACAACGCAAGGAACTCTTCAAAACGTTAGAAAGAACAGCACGATTGAATCAAAAAAATCGTTCACCGTCTCTCAGATTACTCCAGATTAGAGCACACAGCTCATTTCAATCAAAATATAAGGCTCTAAAAACTGGAAGCGATTCTATCCAGAGTTTAAGGCAGCATTTCAAAATTGAAAAACCTGCTATTGAAACCTTCTGGCGAGGCGACTGGAATGAAGCCATGCTTATTAATCCCGCCTCACTAAAAACCTTAAGGCAGTTTTTAACGATGAGACTTGATCAAAACATAGAATTGTTTAAAAGGAAGACTCCACCTAAAGAGACTGACAAACCCGCACTGGCCAACTTGTTTTACGATTGGGTAATTGTAGCTCTAGGTCCTACATATACTAAGAACAAAGCAAAAAATACAAAAATATTTGCAACGATAAAACTAGATAAATACATTCCTGATATTGACTCAAAAAACCTAAAAAAAGCTCAATTAGAAAAAGTGATTCAGAAAGCAAGACAATCTACGAAAACTGAATTTAGTGATGCTCTAGGGGAGTCTTTATTAAAAAGTGCACTTGAGGACTTTAAGTTAAATTTTACTCAAATCGAAACACTTTTTACGACACTCAATTTATTAATTGAATTTGGTAACCACCAAGGACTTTGGAAGCTTTGCTTTATTAACTCCGTCGTAGTACCTTTTAGAGAGGAAAACCCTTTTGCCGATGAGAATGAATGGAAAAGAGCTTTAAGAGTTGAGAAAGTTTCTGGGCTCGTTCAGAAAATCCTTCCAACCCACTTTAATGATATGGGCTTTATTGAAGACATTTTAAGTATTAGCCTGCTAATCGACAGCTATGTACTGAATGAAACAATATTTAGGGAAGCCATAGAAAAGCTTAACACTCCTGAAAAACTAGAACGATGTGGTGGACAAATTCTTCTACGGCTAACACATCCTAAAACTAAAGCACCGCGTAATATTTTTCTATCTCCGCTAACAGAACTGTATTACCGTCAGTATTTGGCTCTTTGTAAAAAACACGGCCAGCCAGCCAACCTAAAACCGGAACTACCTAACTCAAGGTTCTATCGGCAGCTGGGGTATTCTCAACATACCTTGAAACTTGAAACCTTTAAAAGCTGGAAACACTCAGCACTGGCTTACTTACATCTTGATTCGAACCTAAGTGGAATGTTGGTTGAATACATTGAAGGTTCAATAGATAACAGTTCACTGACACCTCAAGCATTCGAACGCTTGTTTAAAATTGATAATCAACAGCAACAGTATTTAAACAACGACCACAATCTTAGCCCACAGAACCTACCAGGAAACCCGCGACGCCCACGCTCTTCAGTATGGGTAGCCATAAGACGAGTTTTAAATGTACATCACATCTCTAAAAAAGATAACTACAGAATCATAAAGGGAATACAGCTTCAACTTATCGATCTGATGAATGGCCATTCGATAACGATTAATGAACAGTTAATGGCATTGTATGCAAAAGAGTTAATTGATTACAGCTACGGTCAAAAAAACTTATCCCCCTCTATCGCTCTAGAAAATATCGATGCAGTGGGTTTACCTCTAATTTTAACGGCAAGTCAAAGGGTCATCCGATCACTCTCTCCATTAGAAAGACAAAACTTATACATAGAAGTTCTTGAGCTTGAAGATATTCAGGTCGACCGCGTGCGTTATTATCTTAAGCGTTTTGAAGATTGGTTCCAGCGTTCCATCTCCAAAAACCAGCAAGTCCTCATTCCTGATTATGAAGAACTTTTTGGTGGAGCAAAGAAGCCTAGATTTAATATCGATGCCAATGTATTGAGTTTTGAAGAGTACGACGATGCCCTAAGAAAGCTCTTACAGGCTGATATAGACTCTCAGCAAAACGTTGCTGAACCTAAAATGAAGTTCCTCCAAAGTGCCGTACTATTAATTTTTGGATTTCGACTAGATCTAAGACGAGGAGAGGCAATCAATCTTCATCACAAAGACTATATCTTTGATTCTGAACAACCCGATTTATTGATTCGTCCCCATGAAGGACATCAATTGAAGACACAAAACTCACAGAGACAATTTCATTTAGAAGAACATCTCTCAAAATTTGAACTCAATATTATTAAGACTTACCTGGAAAGCTTGACTAAGTGTTTTGAAAAAAATCCGACCCATCTCCTTGCCGGGAAAAAAACCAAACCTCAAGAGTCATTTAAAATAGTTAATCCCCTACTCCAAGTACTTCATGGGATTACGGAGGATGAAAAATTTAAATTTCACAACCTAAGACATTCAAAAGCCTCATGGGATATGCTCTCAATTATCAATGCCCAATTTAATCTTGAACTAGAAACGCAATTTTTTTCACACAGCCCGCGCACTCAACTCTTTTTACAAACGGCAAAGGAACGTTGGGCACAGGCAGTACATACTCCTGAAAGCTATCACAAAGCCCCTTATTACTTGCATAAAGCAATGGGGCACTCAAACCTTCTAACAACCTTAAAACATTACATCCACTTTATGGACATCAGTGTGGCAGGGTTACTAAGACGACGAGCCAAAGAGATCATGACAATTGTATGGGCAAGCAATTTAAGTGTACGATCAAAAAGTTCACTCTATGAAAAATCTAAAAACGAAGACATGATTCAAGTTATTCTCGAATCAGTCTATCCTTGGTCAAACATTCTGCCTACCAAAACCAGATCAAAGGAGTTTTCTTCAGAGCCAGACGAAAGTGTAAAAAATTCATCCCTTAGCTCACTAGAAAAAAAGAGCCTAACACCTTTGAATGAGTTGAATAAACTAAAGCCGTTTTGCTTCTTTCAACTATATGCTCAACGAGATAATGAACAACAAGCGGTCTATGCCAAACTACTGAGGTTGGATAAAGAAGAGCTCTCAGCTATCTCTAAGCATTTTGAGATGAATCCTGCTTATCGTTTCAAAGAGATTAACACATCTCAAGGAAATTCAAATTTACTGAACTTAATTACAGGCCTGCCACAAGAACTTCAAACCGCTCTATTAGATGATTCGCTATGGATTGATGAAAATTACTCTGACTTTCGAGACCAAGTAAGTCAATTTATAGAACGCATGACAACGAAAATGGAAAGTGCCAAAGATTCTCTATCAAGCATTCGGGAGTTTGATGTCATTTTTCATCAGTTTAAAGAAGCAAAACCAGTACTAACTTTATGCAATGCATTAGATTTGCAGTGTAGTTTTAAATTTAGCCCTCCTAAGTCCGGAAAAGTAACTATAGAGGATTGGGCACAAAGCCTAGAGTTAAGCGAAGAGCAACTAATAAACACAGCCGTTACAGGCAGTCGAATTAATAACACAAATGGTCGACTAACCCTCAGGATTCAGAGAATCAATCAAACAAAATCAAAGAATCTTGAGGTCTATCTATTGCTGTCTATATTAGATAGTTACTGTAAATGGCGTCAACTTAAATCACAGCAAACTTCAAGAACTGCTTGA
- a CDS encoding mannose-1-phosphate guanylyltransferase/mannose-6-phosphate isomerase: MINIILCGGSGTRLWPLSRTMLPKQFVRLFEGKSLFQDTVLRNASLCSKSMIVSNRDQYFLAVDQLEQIDSHSNQFLLEPAGRNTAPAIALACMALNADEIVFVTTSDHLVKDQAAYEKAVQEAKAIAKQDYLVTFGIKPTYPETGFGYIESNGNDVLSFKEKPTAEVAQSYIEQGNYYWNSGMFCFKAGVFLAELEKHAPEIYQACKKAMPQDNNGDEINIDLAAMQAIPEDSIDYAVMEQSNKVKVVPCDMGWSDLGSFDALYDEVKQPGLVNSILPRLKDSPKPICVNANHNLIVTGERQVALIDVDDLLVVDTSDALLISKKGSSQKVKEVVAQIKKQAPELAEIHRLAHRPWGTYEVLQASEQYKVKRIVVKPGERLSLQKHFHRNEHWIVVSGTATVTVENETFLVRPNESTYIQMGQLHRLENQGKIDLVMVEVQVGEYTGEDDIVRVDDIYGR; this comes from the coding sequence GTGATTAATATTATTCTATGCGGAGGCTCTGGCACTCGCTTATGGCCTTTAAGTCGTACCATGTTACCAAAACAATTTGTACGCTTATTTGAAGGTAAATCACTGTTTCAAGATACTGTTTTGCGTAATGCCTCTTTATGTTCAAAATCGATGATTGTCTCTAACCGTGACCAGTATTTTTTGGCGGTAGATCAGTTAGAGCAAATAGACTCCCACTCTAATCAATTTTTACTGGAACCCGCTGGGCGTAACACTGCTCCAGCGATTGCTTTAGCTTGCATGGCTTTAAATGCCGATGAAATCGTTTTTGTAACCACCTCAGACCATTTAGTAAAAGACCAAGCCGCTTATGAAAAAGCCGTTCAAGAAGCCAAAGCGATTGCCAAACAAGATTATCTAGTCACCTTTGGCATAAAACCGACTTACCCTGAAACAGGGTTTGGCTATATTGAATCTAATGGAAATGATGTTTTGTCATTTAAAGAAAAGCCAACGGCTGAAGTGGCCCAATCTTATATCGAACAAGGTAACTACTATTGGAACTCTGGCATGTTCTGTTTTAAAGCAGGCGTATTTTTAGCAGAACTTGAAAAACATGCTCCAGAAATCTACCAGGCCTGTAAAAAAGCCATGCCGCAAGACAACAATGGTGACGAAATTAATATTGACCTTGCTGCCATGCAAGCCATTCCTGAAGACAGCATTGATTATGCGGTAATGGAACAATCAAACAAAGTCAAAGTAGTGCCTTGCGACATGGGTTGGTCTGATTTAGGCAGTTTTGATGCCTTATACGATGAAGTTAAACAACCAGGCCTGGTAAACTCAATCTTGCCAAGATTAAAAGATTCACCCAAACCCATTTGTGTGAATGCCAACCATAATTTAATTGTAACGGGTGAACGCCAAGTTGCCTTAATTGATGTCGATGATTTATTGGTGGTGGACACCAGTGATGCCCTTTTAATCTCTAAAAAAGGCAGTTCACAAAAAGTGAAAGAAGTTGTCGCACAAATTAAAAAACAAGCACCTGAATTAGCCGAGATACATCGACTTGCTCACCGTCCTTGGGGAACTTATGAGGTATTGCAAGCTTCAGAACAATACAAAGTAAAACGTATTGTTGTCAAACCTGGTGAACGCCTATCATTACAAAAACACTTTCACCGTAATGAACATTGGATTGTAGTATCTGGCACCGCTACCGTGACCGTTGAAAATGAAACTTTTTTAGTTCGTCCAAATGAATCCACCTATATTCAAATGGGACAACTTCATCGCTTAGAAAACCAAGGTAAAATCGATTTGGTCATGGTAGAAGTCCAAGTGGGTGAATACACAGGTGAAGATGACATTGTGCGTGTAGATGATATTTACGGGCGTTAA
- the gspC gene encoding type II secretion system protein GspC: MINGLLILLLILVAWLSGKLFWTFTDSPNQVLVVPALQESLSVNQQKGGIAPVYLFGRVEYAADEPPIISQENVKKTSLNLKLLGVLVAPGFGVAIIENSGKSESYSLEETIQNGVVLKEVYPSYVVLNHNGLLEKLQMVEEEDVFTQSTDAPELNQRQLTILKHVKENALKNPITIMRYVRFEMVQQNGKVDSVKVWPQKEKEIFLSLGFKAGDELKSVNGYSVAELTKSPALWQELLKQTNLDLTVIRDGQTQNLLVQLD, translated from the coding sequence ATGATTAATGGATTATTGATTCTATTACTTATACTCGTTGCATGGCTGTCAGGTAAGTTGTTTTGGACTTTTACGGACAGCCCCAATCAAGTATTAGTTGTTCCCGCTCTTCAAGAGAGTTTGTCTGTTAATCAGCAAAAAGGGGGGATTGCGCCTGTTTATCTCTTTGGGCGAGTTGAATACGCGGCTGACGAACCGCCCATTATTTCACAAGAAAACGTCAAAAAAACCAGCTTAAATCTCAAGTTACTGGGTGTACTTGTTGCACCAGGATTTGGTGTGGCCATTATTGAAAACAGTGGTAAATCAGAGAGCTATAGTCTTGAAGAAACCATTCAAAATGGTGTGGTTCTAAAAGAGGTTTACCCTTCTTATGTTGTACTTAATCACAATGGGCTTTTAGAAAAGCTACAAATGGTTGAGGAAGAGGATGTCTTTACTCAAAGTACGGATGCTCCTGAGTTAAATCAAAGACAGCTTACCATTTTAAAACATGTTAAAGAAAATGCTTTGAAGAACCCAATTACCATTATGCGCTATGTTCGTTTTGAAATGGTGCAACAAAATGGCAAGGTGGATTCGGTAAAGGTCTGGCCTCAAAAAGAGAAGGAGATTTTTCTCTCTCTCGGCTTTAAAGCTGGCGATGAGTTGAAGTCTGTAAACGGTTATTCGGTGGCTGAGTTGACTAAATCACCTGCTTTATGGCAAGAGCTTTTGAAACAAACAAATTTAGATTTAACCGTGATAAGAGATGGCCAAACACAAAATTTGTTGGTGCAACTAGATTAA
- a CDS encoding c-type cytochrome, with protein sequence MNRSLSSTLSYSVFISAVLLGSSVFFAPSLTTAADAEKIDSGQRIYRQGIRPSGEPITAIVTGDVSISGNQFSCHNCHGRSGMGTSEGTYQVLPIAGPFLFSDSTLPPRPAYNQQSLARALRTGVNPAGRKLDPLMPRYQFSDNEITALTSYLKKLSSAPAPGVNDKVIRLATVITDEIDEHKRDAFLSVLQTYVNEKNRQTRLESLRWNRGKTPASKLPTLYRDWVLDIWNLSGPRSSWDKQLENQYKSNPVFAMMGGLSAGSWKPIGRFCERHEIPCLFPSTDLADADSTGFYTLHFSQGLDLEANLIANHLTTHPVSKVIQIYCREASEQVANNLRSELLENKFSVENLRFSCSDSPPIAELTKALSEKSDVATILWLNSEQLANFKHPLPVERIYLSSTLLNRNLDNLPLSTPKHIFVAHPYYLPGQPDSAMERFNAWARTRGIEINYPRIQSEAFFASLATNDALNHIRRYLLRDYMLDSLDHAQGLAVYVPIHPRATLGPNQRFLTKGGYLLPIVEGHVDTKNATWILP encoded by the coding sequence TTGAATCGCTCTCTGAGTTCAACATTGAGTTACAGCGTATTCATTTCGGCTGTTCTTCTTGGAAGCAGTGTTTTTTTTGCACCTTCTTTGACCACAGCGGCCGATGCAGAAAAAATAGATTCTGGACAAAGAATTTATAGACAAGGCATTCGCCCCTCGGGAGAACCTATAACGGCAATTGTTACTGGCGATGTTAGCATATCAGGGAATCAATTCAGTTGTCATAACTGCCATGGTCGTAGTGGCATGGGTACTTCTGAGGGTACTTACCAAGTTCTGCCAATTGCAGGTCCCTTTCTCTTCTCTGATTCCACCCTTCCGCCACGCCCAGCTTATAATCAACAAAGTCTTGCACGTGCACTTCGTACAGGAGTGAATCCTGCGGGTCGCAAACTTGATCCTCTGATGCCTCGATATCAATTTTCCGATAACGAAATAACAGCTCTGACATCTTACCTAAAGAAATTATCTAGCGCTCCAGCGCCAGGAGTGAATGACAAGGTCATTCGATTAGCTACGGTAATCACTGACGAGATTGACGAACATAAACGCGATGCATTTCTATCCGTTCTACAAACCTATGTTAATGAGAAAAATAGGCAAACTCGTCTCGAGAGTTTGCGCTGGAACCGAGGAAAGACACCAGCAAGCAAACTACCGACGTTATATCGCGACTGGGTTTTAGATATTTGGAATCTCAGTGGTCCACGCTCAAGCTGGGACAAACAGCTCGAAAACCAATACAAAAGTAATCCCGTATTTGCCATGATGGGGGGATTAAGCGCAGGCTCCTGGAAGCCTATTGGTCGCTTTTGCGAGCGGCATGAAATACCTTGTCTATTCCCGTCCACCGATTTAGCTGACGCTGATTCGACAGGCTTTTATACGCTACATTTTTCACAGGGTCTCGACCTTGAAGCAAATCTAATCGCTAACCACCTCACAACACACCCTGTTTCAAAAGTTATCCAAATATACTGTAGAGAGGCGTCTGAACAAGTAGCAAACAACCTACGTTCAGAGTTATTGGAAAATAAATTTAGTGTAGAAAACCTTCGTTTTTCTTGCTCAGACTCCCCTCCTATAGCCGAATTGACTAAAGCTCTGTCTGAAAAATCGGATGTTGCAACCATACTTTGGCTAAATAGTGAGCAACTTGCAAATTTCAAGCACCCACTTCCAGTTGAGCGTATCTACCTCTCATCAACACTACTAAATCGTAATCTTGATAATCTACCTCTATCAACCCCCAAACATATATTTGTAGCCCACCCCTACTATTTACCAGGTCAACCTGACTCCGCAATGGAGCGTTTTAACGCTTGGGCTCGAACACGAGGAATCGAAATTAACTACCCTCGAATTCAGTCTGAGGCATTTTTTGCCAGTTTGGCCACTAATGATGCACTCAATCACATACGTCGTTATTTACTGCGGGATTACATGCTTGATTCACTCGATCATGCCCAAGGGTTAGCGGTGTATGTTCCAATCCATCCTAGAGCGACTCTTGGACCCAACCAACGGTTCCTTACCAAGGGGGGTTACTTGTTACCGATTGTGGAAGGGCATGTAGATACTAAAAATGCGACTTGGATTCTGCCCTAA
- a CDS encoding SCO family protein: MSNLYSQQKSSRKTLVSSRWGSILGASLILLFTSNNPAWSSEDSEKSEHSHHQLHMDHSNHMNHGNHMEMDEHAMHRAAMENPKYSVTTRQYDVPEVTLIDKTGTNVSLKSLLNSDQPIALNFIFTTCNTICPVMTATFAQMRKQLGKAGSNMKLISISIDPEYDRPPVLSKYAKLFEADSDWTFLTGDSKDISQVLTRFNALSGSKMNHRPLTLLKQPNSTEWIRIDGLASSTDLTREVTTRLLN, from the coding sequence ATGAGTAACCTATATTCACAGCAAAAATCTAGCCGTAAAACCCTAGTATCATCGCGTTGGGGTAGCATTCTAGGAGCAAGTCTAATATTGCTATTTACAAGCAATAATCCTGCATGGAGCAGTGAAGATTCTGAGAAATCTGAACATTCACACCATCAGCTACACATGGATCATAGTAACCACATGAATCATGGCAATCACATGGAAATGGACGAACATGCCATGCACCGAGCAGCAATGGAAAATCCAAAATACTCAGTTACAACACGGCAATATGACGTGCCTGAAGTAACGTTAATCGATAAAACTGGTACTAATGTGTCATTAAAGAGCTTGCTCAATTCTGACCAACCAATAGCCCTAAACTTTATTTTTACAACATGTAATACAATATGCCCTGTGATGACTGCGACCTTTGCACAGATGCGAAAACAGCTCGGTAAAGCAGGATCAAATATGAAGTTAATCTCTATTTCAATTGATCCAGAGTATGACAGACCACCCGTTCTCAGCAAATACGCTAAACTCTTCGAAGCGGATTCTGATTGGACTTTCCTCACAGGTGACAGCAAAGATATTTCTCAAGTTCTAACCCGCTTTAATGCCCTCAGTGGTTCAAAAATGAATCATAGGCCATTAACCCTGCTGAAACAGCCTAACAGTACTGAATGGATTCGCATAGACGGTCTTGCCAGTAGTACAGACTTGACTCGGGAAGTAACCACAAGGCTACTAAATTGA